Genomic DNA from Carnobacterium divergens DSM 20623:
ATCTTTGTGTTGCTTATTTTTTAAAAGTGAACTATAATTCATATTAATAAATTTTTCATAGGATTCTCATTGTTTTACTAACAAATCAAAAGGAGTTTTTCGCAAATGCTTTTTCACTCAGTAAATGAACTTATTGGAAATACACCACTTTTAGAAATCAAAGGCTTTGATGTTCCTCAGGGGACTAAAATCTTTGCTAAATTAGAAATGTTCAATCCTGGGGGCAGTGTTAAAGATCGTCTTGGAGTAAAGTTGATTGAAGGTGCCTTAACAGATGGCAGCTTAACAACAGACTCTGTGATTATTGAACCGACTGCTGGCAATACAGGAATTGGGTTAGCTTTAGCTGCTCAAAAACACAACATCGCTGTTTTATTTGTGGTGCCTGAAAAATTTAGCGAAGAAAAACAAGCTTTGATGAAGGCTCTTGGTGCAACGATTGTTCATACGCCAACTAAGGACGGTATGGCAGGAGCCATCAAAAAAGCAGAAGAGCTAGCAAAAGAAATGCCTAATAGCTTTTTACCAAAACAATTTGAAAATCCTAATAACCCTCTAACCTATTATGAAACATTAGGTCCTGAAATTAAGCACGATTTCCCAACAACACCCATCACTTCCTTTGTAGCTGGTGCGGGAAGTGGCGGTACTTTTTCAGGAACTGCTCGTTACTTAAAGGAAATCGATTCCACTACTCGAACTTGTATCGTTGAACCAGTGGGCTCTATCTTAAATGGTGGTGCGCCTCATGGACATGACACAGAAGGAATTGGAATGGAGTTTATCCCAGATTTTGTCAATCAAACCTTATTTGATGAGATTTATACGATATCAGACGAAGAAGCCTTCTATTATGTTAAAGCATTAGCTAAAGAAGCAGGTTTATTTGTCGGAAGCTCAAGCGGTGCCGCGTTTTGCGCCTGTCTGAAAGAGGCGGCAATTTTGCCTGCCGGAAGTCACATTGTGACCGTCTTTCCAGATAGTAGTGAACGTTATTTGAGTCAAAAAATATATCGTTAGGAGGGTTTTCTATGAAAATGAAAACCAAGTTAATCCACGGCGGAATCAGTCGTGACAACTATACAGGAGCACTTAGTGTGCCGATTTACCAAGTTTCTACCTATGCTCAAAAGGAGCTAGGCGGCGAACCAGAGTACGAATATTCTCGTTCTGGGAACCCAACTCGTTTTGCCTTGGAAGAATTGATTGCTGATTTAGAGGAAGGAATTAAGGGATTTGCCTTTGGGTCAGGTTTAGCAGGCATCCATACTGTTTTTTCGTTATTTGAACAAGGCGATCATTTGATTGTCGGCGACGACGTTTACGGTGGAACATTCCGCTTACTGAATGGCGTAATGAAGAAGCAAGGACTTGAATTTACCATCGTGGATACAAGTGACCTTGCTTCGCTAGA
This window encodes:
- a CDS encoding PLP-dependent cysteine synthase family protein → MLFHSVNELIGNTPLLEIKGFDVPQGTKIFAKLEMFNPGGSVKDRLGVKLIEGALTDGSLTTDSVIIEPTAGNTGIGLALAAQKHNIAVLFVVPEKFSEEKQALMKALGATIVHTPTKDGMAGAIKKAEELAKEMPNSFLPKQFENPNNPLTYYETLGPEIKHDFPTTPITSFVAGAGSGGTFSGTARYLKEIDSTTRTCIVEPVGSILNGGAPHGHDTEGIGMEFIPDFVNQTLFDEIYTISDEEAFYYVKALAKEAGLFVGSSSGAAFCACLKEAAILPAGSHIVTVFPDSSERYLSQKIYR